The genomic interval TCGCCAGGAACGACGACATAAAGAGCGAGTGGTATCTGTTTGACGCCGGCGGTCAGACCTTGGGCCGCCTCGCCACACAGATAGCTGTTCGTTTGATGGGCAAGCACAGGCCAATCTACACCCCCCACATCGACTCG from candidate division WOR-3 bacterium carries:
- the rplM gene encoding 50S ribosomal protein L13 (in Escherichia coli this protein is one of the earliest assembly proteins in the large subunit); this encodes MKTYVARNDDIKSEWYLFDAGGQTLGRLATQIAVRLMGKHRPIYTPHIDS